The Eleginops maclovinus isolate JMC-PN-2008 ecotype Puerto Natales chromosome 24, JC_Emac_rtc_rv5, whole genome shotgun sequence genome contains a region encoding:
- the LOC134861038 gene encoding NGFI-A-binding protein 1-like: MAAVLPRTLGELQLYRILQRANLLYYYEAFIQQGGDDVQQLCEAGEEEFLEIMALVGMASKPLHVRRLQKALRDWVTNPAIFNQPLTSLPVCSIPVYKLPEGSPTLQDRAASVKMPKAVAAACSDPGKLDVARDKVSAGSPLQGGSEARFWSGHSNDSEHSLSPSDLGSPSSPRDALEALDAAAVQSVLECVDRMAPGLPKTDLAEVKEQLKNNKKMAKMIGHIFEMSDDEPRREEEIRKYSAIYGRFDSKRRDGKHLTLHELTVNEAAAQLCMRDMALLTRRDELFGLARQISREVTYKYTYRTSKSRCGDRDEPSPKRIKTEENFFDIQEALQAIHMRQEMLREQLACAKSKGEETVGRNLQMQLERLLARQMEILQDAAVQERLQALDWRIPPAALKYLNDAHHTNGAAADASRDNQDERPINLRVVSQNMQEGDLPLGKQLANELKRHHNHNHSNSDDTKTPATENGTSQRACSNAEKKTIKSEPEDST; this comes from the exons ATGGCGGCCGTGTTGCCGAGGACCCTGGGCGAGCTGCAGCTGTACCGCATCCTGCAGCGGGCCAACCTGCTCTACTACTACGAGGCCTTCATCCAGCAGGGAGGCGACGATGTGCAGCAGCTGTGCGAGGCGGGGGAGGAGGAGTTCCTGGAGATCATGGCGCTGGTGGGCATGGCCAGCAAGCCGCTGCACGTGCGCCGCCTGCAGAAGGCGCTGCGGGACTGGGTCACCAACCCGGCCATCTTCAACCAGCCGCTCACCTCGCTGCCTGTGTGCAGCATCCCTGTCTACAAGCTGCCCGAGGGCTCGCCCACGCTGCAGGACCGAGCCGCCAGCGTCAAGATGCCCAAAGCTGTCGCCGCCGCCTGCTCCGACCCCGGGAAGCTGGACGTGGCGAGGGACAAAGTGTCAGCCGGGTCCCCCCTGCAGGGCGGCAGCGAGGCCCGCTTCTGGTCGGGCCACAGCAACGACAGTGAGCACAGCCTGTCGCCCTCTGACCTCGGGTCACCGTCCTCCCCGAGGGACGCGTTAGAGGCCCTGGACGCCGCCGCCGTGCAGTCCGTCCTGGAGTGTGTGGACCGGATGGCCCCAGGACTCCCCAAGACAGACTTAGCCGAGGTGAAGGAGCAGCtgaagaacaacaagaagatGGCGAAGATGATCGGACACATCTTCGAGATGAGCGACGACGAGCCACGTCGGGAGGAGGAGATTCGGAAATACAGCGCCATCTACGGGCGCTTTGACTCCAAGAGGAGGGACGGGAAACACCTGACACTGCATGag CTGACGGTGAACGAGGCGGCGGCGCAGCTCTGTATGCGGGACATGGCTCTGCTCACCCGCCGGGACGAGCTCTTCGGACTCGCACGGCAGATCTCCAGAGAGGTCACCTACAAATACACATACCGCACCAGCAA gTCTCGCTGTGGAGACAGAGACGAGCCATCCCCTAAAAGGATTAAAACAGAG GAGAACTTCTTCGACATCCAGGAGGCGCTGCAGGCGATCCACATGCGGCAGGAGATGCTGAGGGAGCAGCTGGCCTGCGCCAAGTCCAAAGGAGAGGAAACTGTCGGCCGAAATCTGCAG aTGCAGCTGGAGCGTCTGCTGGCGCGGCAGATGGAGATCCTGCAGGACGCGGCGGTGCAGGAGCGTCTGCAGGCTCTGGACTGGAGGATCCCGCCCGCCGCCTTAAAGTACCTCAACGACGCTCACCATACCAACGGAGCCGCCGCTGACGCCAGCAGAGACAACCAAG ACGAACGACCAATCAACCTGCGCGTTGTCAGTCAGAACATGCAGGAAGGAGACCTCCCATTGGGCAAGCAGCTAGCCAACGAGCTGAAGCGCCATcacaaccacaaccacagcAACTCAGACGACACCAAAACACCAGCAACAG AAAACGGGACGTCGCAGCGAGCGTGCAGCAACGCGGAGAAGAAAACCATCAAGTCAGAGCCGGAAGACTCCACATAG
- the LOC134860844 gene encoding glutaminase kidney isoform, mitochondrial-like isoform X1: MLHFRSTVVLKELFQSQLKRPLPGRAGVKATPAACFSTGRLDGRLPGRVRALAPQSFTRKHPVRSFCSKGDSHNEASKDSSAEKRRKAGILPSLEDLLFYTIAEGQEKIPAHKFTTALKATGLRTGDPRLKECMEMLKLTVKTTSDGALDRHLFKKCVQSNIVLLTQAFRKKFVIPDFQSFCAHIDELYDKAKNMPGGQVADYIPQLARFSPDLWAVSLCTVDGQRHTVGDTKVPFCLQSCVKPLKYAIAVHDHGTEYVHRFIAKEPSGLRFNKLFLNEEDKPHNPMVNAGAIVCTSLIKQGASNAEKFDYVMNFMNKLAGNEYVGFSNATFQSERESGDRNFAIGYYLKEKKCFPEGTDMTSILDFYFQLCSIEVTCESASVMAATLANGGFCPITGERVLSPESVRDTLSLMHSCGMYDFSGQFAFHVGLPAKSGVAGGILLVVPNVMGIMCWSPPLDKLGNSVRGIQFCTDLVSLFNFHNYDNLRHFAKKLDPRREGGDQRVKSVINLLFAAYTGDVSALRRFALSSMDMEQRDYDSRTALHVAAAEGHGEVVRFLLEACKVNPVPKDRWGNTPMDEAVHFGHHDVVTILRDYHAKYNPQETAGDKQKSETNLDGLL; encoded by the exons atgttacattttcGGTCAACGGTAGTGCTCAAGGAGTTATTTCAATCCCAGTTGAAGCGTCCGTTGCCAGGTAGAGCCGGTGTTAAAGCGACACCTGCAGCCTGCTTCAGCACCGGCCGCCTTGATGGGAGACTGCCGGGAAGAGTGAGAGCATTAGCCCCGCAGAGCTTCACCAGAAAGCACCCCGTGAGAAGCTTTTGCTCCAAGGGGGACAGCCACAATGAAGCCTCCAAGGACTCGTCGGCGGAGAA GAGAAGGAAGGCGGGCATCCTGCCCAGTCTGGAGGACCTGCTCTTCTACACCATCGCAGAGGGCCAGGAGAAAATCCCAGCACACAAATTCACAACA GCTCTTAAAGCCACAGGGCTACGCACAGGAGACCCCCGGCTGAAAGAGTGCATGGAGATGCTGAAACTGACCGTGAAGACGACCTCTGACGGAGCTCTGGACCGACACCTCTTCAAAAA GTGCGTGCAGAGCAACATCGTGCTGCTCACTCAGGCCTTCAGGAAGAAGTTTGTCATCCCAGACTTCCAGTCCTTCTGCGCACACATAGACGAGCTCTACGACAAAGCCAAAAACATGCCGGGAGGACAG GTGGCCGACTACATCCCCCAGCTGGCCCGCTTCAGCCCCGACCTGTGGGCCGTCTCCCTGTGCACCGTGGACGGACAGAG GCACACAGTGGGCGACACCAAGGTCCCCTTCTGCCTGCAGTCCTGCGTGAAGCCGCTGAAGTACGCCATCGCCGTGCACGACCACGGCACCGAGTACGTGCACCGCTTCATCGCCAAGGAACCCAGCGGCCTGCGCTTCAACAAGCTCTTCCTGAACGAGGAAG ATAAACCACACAACCCCATGGTGAATGCTGGAGCTATTGTGTGCACCTCCCTCATTAAG CAAGGGGCAAGCAACGCCGAGAAGTTTGATTAT gTGATGAACTTCATGAACAAACTGGCAGGAAACGAGTACGTCGGCTTCAGCAACGCCAC atTCCAGTCGGAGCGAGAGTCTGGAGACAGAAACTTTGCCATCGGCTACTACCTGAAGGAGAAGAAG TGTTTTCCAGAAGGGACAGACATGACATCCATCCTCGACTTCTACTTCCAG CTGTGTTCCATCGAGGTGACCTGTGAGAGCGCCAGCGTCATGGCGGCCACTCTGGCCAACGGCGGCTTCTGTCCAATCACGGGAGAGCGCGTGCTGAGCCCCGAGTCGGTGCGGGACACTCTGAGTCTGATGCACTCCTGCGGCATGTACGACTTCTCCGGACAGTTCGCCTTCCAC GTCGGGCTGCCGGCTAAATCTGGAGTCGCCGGTGGGATCCTGCTGGTTGTTCCCAACGTGATGGGCATCATGTGCTGGTCTCCTCCGCTCGACAAGCTGGGGAACAGCGTCAGAGGCATCCAGTTCTGCACG GACTTGGTTTCCCTATTTAACTTCCACAACTACGATAACCTGAGGCACTTTGCTAAGAAGCTGGACCCCCGCAGGGAGGGGGGAGACCAGAGG GTGAAGTCAGTGATCAATCTGCTGTTTGCTGCGTACACCGGGGACGTCTCCGCTCTGAGAAG GTTTGCGCTGTCCTCCATGGACATGGAGCAGAGAGACTACGACTCCAGGACGGCGCTGCATGTGGCCGCCGCTGAAG gacaTGGGGAGGTGGTTCGCTTCCTGCTCGAGGCCTGCAAAGTCAACCCAGTTCCCAAAGACAg GTGGGGGAACACACCGATGGATGAGGCGGTCCACTTCGGACACCACGACGTCGTCACCATCCTCCGAGACTACCACGCCAAGTACAACCCCCAGGAGACCGCCGGGGACAAACAGAAGAGCGAGACCAACCTGGACGGGCTGCTCTGA
- the LOC134860844 gene encoding glutaminase kidney isoform, mitochondrial-like isoform X2: MLHFRSTVVLKELFQSQLKRPLPGRAGVKATPAACFSTGRLDGRLPGRVRALAPQSFTRKHPVRSFCSKGDSHNEASKDSSAEKKAGILPSLEDLLFYTIAEGQEKIPAHKFTTALKATGLRTGDPRLKECMEMLKLTVKTTSDGALDRHLFKKCVQSNIVLLTQAFRKKFVIPDFQSFCAHIDELYDKAKNMPGGQVADYIPQLARFSPDLWAVSLCTVDGQRHTVGDTKVPFCLQSCVKPLKYAIAVHDHGTEYVHRFIAKEPSGLRFNKLFLNEEDKPHNPMVNAGAIVCTSLIKQGASNAEKFDYVMNFMNKLAGNEYVGFSNATFQSERESGDRNFAIGYYLKEKKCFPEGTDMTSILDFYFQLCSIEVTCESASVMAATLANGGFCPITGERVLSPESVRDTLSLMHSCGMYDFSGQFAFHVGLPAKSGVAGGILLVVPNVMGIMCWSPPLDKLGNSVRGIQFCTDLVSLFNFHNYDNLRHFAKKLDPRREGGDQRVKSVINLLFAAYTGDVSALRRFALSSMDMEQRDYDSRTALHVAAAEGHGEVVRFLLEACKVNPVPKDRWGNTPMDEAVHFGHHDVVTILRDYHAKYNPQETAGDKQKSETNLDGLL; the protein is encoded by the exons atgttacattttcGGTCAACGGTAGTGCTCAAGGAGTTATTTCAATCCCAGTTGAAGCGTCCGTTGCCAGGTAGAGCCGGTGTTAAAGCGACACCTGCAGCCTGCTTCAGCACCGGCCGCCTTGATGGGAGACTGCCGGGAAGAGTGAGAGCATTAGCCCCGCAGAGCTTCACCAGAAAGCACCCCGTGAGAAGCTTTTGCTCCAAGGGGGACAGCCACAATGAAGCCTCCAAGGACTCGTCGGCGGAGAA GAAGGCGGGCATCCTGCCCAGTCTGGAGGACCTGCTCTTCTACACCATCGCAGAGGGCCAGGAGAAAATCCCAGCACACAAATTCACAACA GCTCTTAAAGCCACAGGGCTACGCACAGGAGACCCCCGGCTGAAAGAGTGCATGGAGATGCTGAAACTGACCGTGAAGACGACCTCTGACGGAGCTCTGGACCGACACCTCTTCAAAAA GTGCGTGCAGAGCAACATCGTGCTGCTCACTCAGGCCTTCAGGAAGAAGTTTGTCATCCCAGACTTCCAGTCCTTCTGCGCACACATAGACGAGCTCTACGACAAAGCCAAAAACATGCCGGGAGGACAG GTGGCCGACTACATCCCCCAGCTGGCCCGCTTCAGCCCCGACCTGTGGGCCGTCTCCCTGTGCACCGTGGACGGACAGAG GCACACAGTGGGCGACACCAAGGTCCCCTTCTGCCTGCAGTCCTGCGTGAAGCCGCTGAAGTACGCCATCGCCGTGCACGACCACGGCACCGAGTACGTGCACCGCTTCATCGCCAAGGAACCCAGCGGCCTGCGCTTCAACAAGCTCTTCCTGAACGAGGAAG ATAAACCACACAACCCCATGGTGAATGCTGGAGCTATTGTGTGCACCTCCCTCATTAAG CAAGGGGCAAGCAACGCCGAGAAGTTTGATTAT gTGATGAACTTCATGAACAAACTGGCAGGAAACGAGTACGTCGGCTTCAGCAACGCCAC atTCCAGTCGGAGCGAGAGTCTGGAGACAGAAACTTTGCCATCGGCTACTACCTGAAGGAGAAGAAG TGTTTTCCAGAAGGGACAGACATGACATCCATCCTCGACTTCTACTTCCAG CTGTGTTCCATCGAGGTGACCTGTGAGAGCGCCAGCGTCATGGCGGCCACTCTGGCCAACGGCGGCTTCTGTCCAATCACGGGAGAGCGCGTGCTGAGCCCCGAGTCGGTGCGGGACACTCTGAGTCTGATGCACTCCTGCGGCATGTACGACTTCTCCGGACAGTTCGCCTTCCAC GTCGGGCTGCCGGCTAAATCTGGAGTCGCCGGTGGGATCCTGCTGGTTGTTCCCAACGTGATGGGCATCATGTGCTGGTCTCCTCCGCTCGACAAGCTGGGGAACAGCGTCAGAGGCATCCAGTTCTGCACG GACTTGGTTTCCCTATTTAACTTCCACAACTACGATAACCTGAGGCACTTTGCTAAGAAGCTGGACCCCCGCAGGGAGGGGGGAGACCAGAGG GTGAAGTCAGTGATCAATCTGCTGTTTGCTGCGTACACCGGGGACGTCTCCGCTCTGAGAAG GTTTGCGCTGTCCTCCATGGACATGGAGCAGAGAGACTACGACTCCAGGACGGCGCTGCATGTGGCCGCCGCTGAAG gacaTGGGGAGGTGGTTCGCTTCCTGCTCGAGGCCTGCAAAGTCAACCCAGTTCCCAAAGACAg GTGGGGGAACACACCGATGGATGAGGCGGTCCACTTCGGACACCACGACGTCGTCACCATCCTCCGAGACTACCACGCCAAGTACAACCCCCAGGAGACCGCCGGGGACAAACAGAAGAGCGAGACCAACCTGGACGGGCTGCTCTGA
- the s100b gene encoding protein S100-B, whose product MTDLETSMATIIAVFQKYSEREGDKHKLKKSELKELLHDELPDLMAHVKDQAALDSLMEALDADGDAECDFQEFMTFISMVTVCCHDYFEHEDE is encoded by the exons ATGACGGACCTGGAGACCTCGATGGCGACCATCATCGCTGTGTTTCAGAAGtactcagagagggagggagacaaacacaaactgaagaagagcgagctgaaggagctgctgcACGACGAGCTGCCGGATCTCATGGCG CATGTGAAGGACCAGGCGGCTCTGGACAGCCTGATGGAGGCTCTGGACGCTGACGGAGACGCCGAGTGTGACTTCCAGGAGTTCATGACCTTCATCTCCATGGTGACCGTCTGTTGCCACGACTACTTCGAACACGAGGACGAATAA